In Pseudomonas saudiphocaensis, one DNA window encodes the following:
- a CDS encoding aliphatic sulfonate ABC transporter substrate-binding protein — protein sequence MLSLFLATGLLGAPLVEAATQLRIGYQKSSTLISLLKAKGTLESALAPHDVKISWHEFPNGQPLLEALNVGNIDLSADVADTVPVFAQAAGARLAYFATEAPSPTAQAIIVHQDSPLSSVAELKGKKVAVTRAAGNHYLLLSALADAGLKFSDIDAAYLAPADGRAAFENRKVDAWVAWEPFLSSAQQQLPTRTLADGTGLADYQRYYLTSAAFAEAHPQVLQSVFNELVKAGEWLRTHPREAAEQLGPLWGNLAPQIVEQANQRRSYDVRAVKPESLVEQQKIADAFFNEGLLPKRIDASDVVLWKPETAQ from the coding sequence CTGCTGTCCCTCTTTCTCGCCACCGGTCTGCTTGGCGCTCCACTTGTGGAGGCGGCCACGCAGCTGCGTATCGGCTACCAGAAATCTTCCACGCTGATCAGCCTGCTCAAGGCCAAAGGCACCCTGGAAAGCGCGCTGGCGCCACACGACGTGAAAATCAGCTGGCACGAATTTCCCAATGGCCAGCCTCTGCTCGAAGCGCTGAATGTTGGCAATATCGATCTGTCCGCCGACGTCGCCGACACTGTACCGGTGTTCGCCCAGGCTGCCGGCGCCAGGCTGGCCTATTTCGCCACCGAGGCGCCTTCGCCGACTGCGCAGGCGATCATCGTCCACCAGGATTCGCCGCTCTCCAGCGTCGCCGAACTCAAAGGCAAAAAGGTCGCCGTGACCCGCGCGGCGGGCAATCACTATCTGCTGCTCAGCGCACTGGCCGATGCCGGGCTGAAGTTCAGCGATATCGATGCCGCCTACCTTGCACCGGCTGACGGTCGTGCCGCCTTCGAGAACCGCAAGGTGGATGCCTGGGTCGCCTGGGAACCCTTTCTCAGCAGCGCCCAGCAGCAATTGCCGACGCGCACGCTCGCCGATGGCACCGGTCTGGCCGATTACCAGCGCTATTACCTGACCAGCGCCGCGTTCGCCGAGGCGCATCCGCAGGTGCTGCAAAGCGTATTCAACGAGCTGGTAAAAGCGGGTGAGTGGCTGCGCACCCATCCCCGCGAAGCCGCCGAGCAGCTCGGTCCGCTGTGGGGCAACCTGGCGCCGCAGATCGTCGAGCAGGCCAATCAGCGTCGCAGCTATGACGTTCGAGCCGTGAAGCCTGAAAGCCTGGTCGAGCAGCAGAAGATCGCCGACGCCTTCTTCAACGAGGGGCTGCTGCCCAAGCGCATCGACGCCAGCGACGTGGTGCTGTGGAAGCCGGAGACGGCCCAATGA
- a CDS encoding MFS transporter, with amino-acid sequence MSTSNTSAVPASVYRQPGFLPFLVSRVLAMFAVQILAVVVAWQVYDMTRDPLSLAYVGLAQFIPMLLLLMPAGDLIDRYDRKRILSLSWALEAACAAALLWLSVSGGEVTSFYIVLVFYGCARAFTGPALSSLLPQIVPRDKLAAAIAANSMIVRGSTIAGPVFGGGLYALGGGGLTYAACLLFFLAGILLLRRVPVLYAEKMQALEATAWQRFTAGIHFIRSRPIILGTISLDLFAVLLGGVIALLPIYAQEVLEVGPTGLGALRSAMALGEVMVGFYLSTRPFNRRVGMTMFIAVAIFGVANLVFALSSLFWLSFAALFVAGGADMVSVYIRSSLVQFSTPDAMRGRVNAVNMLFIGSSNELGEFRAGTSAAWFGTVPAAVIGGLCTLGVTGGWMLAFKSLRRVDRFEDAAS; translated from the coding sequence ATGTCTACGTCCAACACTTCCGCAGTACCCGCGTCCGTCTACCGCCAGCCGGGCTTTCTGCCATTTCTGGTAAGCCGCGTGCTGGCCATGTTCGCGGTGCAGATTCTGGCCGTGGTGGTGGCCTGGCAGGTGTACGACATGACCCGCGATCCGCTGTCGCTGGCCTACGTCGGCCTGGCCCAGTTCATCCCCATGCTGTTGCTGCTGATGCCGGCGGGCGATCTGATCGACCGCTACGACCGCAAGCGCATCCTGAGCCTTAGCTGGGCGCTGGAAGCGGCCTGCGCGGCAGCATTGCTATGGCTTTCAGTGAGTGGCGGAGAGGTCACCAGTTTCTACATTGTGCTGGTGTTTTACGGCTGCGCTCGGGCGTTCACCGGGCCGGCGCTGTCGAGCCTGCTGCCGCAGATCGTGCCGCGGGACAAGCTGGCCGCCGCGATTGCCGCCAACAGCATGATCGTGCGCGGCTCGACCATCGCCGGGCCGGTATTCGGCGGCGGCCTGTATGCGCTGGGCGGCGGCGGGCTGACCTACGCCGCCTGTCTGCTGTTCTTCCTCGCCGGCATCCTGCTGCTGCGGCGGGTGCCGGTACTTTATGCGGAAAAGATGCAGGCCCTGGAGGCCACGGCCTGGCAGCGCTTTACCGCCGGGATTCACTTTATCCGCTCACGGCCGATTATCCTCGGCACCATCTCGCTGGACCTGTTTGCCGTGCTGCTCGGCGGCGTCATCGCGCTGCTGCCGATCTATGCCCAGGAAGTACTGGAAGTCGGTCCCACCGGCCTCGGCGCGCTGCGCAGCGCCATGGCGCTCGGCGAAGTGATGGTGGGCTTCTACCTGAGTACCCGGCCATTCAACCGCCGGGTGGGCATGACCATGTTTATCGCGGTGGCGATCTTCGGCGTGGCCAACCTGGTGTTCGCCCTGTCCAGCCTGTTCTGGCTGTCGTTCGCGGCGCTGTTCGTGGCCGGTGGCGCGGACATGGTGAGCGTGTACATCCGCTCATCGCTGGTCCAGTTCTCCACCCCGGATGCCATGCGCGGGCGGGTCAACGCGGTGAACATGCTGTTTATCGGCTCATCCAACGAGCTGGGCGAATTCCGCGCCGGCACCAGTGCCGCCTGGTTCGGCACCGTTCCGGCCGCGGTGATCGGCGGCCTGTGTACCTTGGGCGTCACCGGCGGCTGGATGCTGGCGTTCAAGAGCCTGCGTAGGGTGGATCGCTTCGAGGATGCGGCGTCCTAA
- a CDS encoding amidohydrolase, with the protein MKFALNPLPLALMAGLLFSVGAHANSPLEQQVRADAAAIESKLIEWRRDIHQHPELGEQETRTAKLVADHLRSLGLEVKTGIARTGVVGILKGAKPGRTVALRADMDALPVKEPAGLPFASQAKGTYHGTEVDVMHACGHDAHTAMLMATAEVLAGLKDQLEGTVMFIFQPAEEGSSLVQPGPGASWGAKKMLEEGLFETLKPDAIFAMHVMPGPSGQISWRTGSTTAASDMLNIRITGSQGHGGMPWNTVDPIVTSAQVIGGIQTVVSRKANLPVSPAVVTIGTINGGSGPNIVPESVEMTGTIRTYDEGVRNQVRDDLKLSATKIAESTGASADVSIEPMYSTTVNDAELVERMAPALERAADGKVAVAELPGAAEDFSFFAQQVPGLYVFLGITPEGQDPAKAAPNHNPEFFVDEAALVVGTRAMATMVVDYLSSAN; encoded by the coding sequence ATGAAGTTTGCACTCAACCCACTCCCGCTGGCGCTGATGGCAGGACTGCTGTTCAGCGTCGGCGCCCATGCCAATTCCCCGCTTGAACAACAGGTGCGCGCAGACGCCGCGGCGATCGAATCGAAGCTGATCGAATGGCGCCGCGACATCCACCAGCATCCGGAGCTCGGCGAGCAGGAAACCCGCACCGCGAAACTGGTGGCTGATCACCTGCGGTCGCTGGGCCTGGAAGTCAAAACCGGCATCGCCCGCACCGGCGTCGTCGGTATTCTCAAAGGTGCCAAGCCTGGGCGCACCGTCGCCCTGCGCGCCGATATGGATGCCTTGCCGGTCAAGGAACCGGCCGGTCTGCCATTCGCCTCCCAGGCCAAGGGCACCTATCACGGCACCGAGGTGGATGTGATGCATGCCTGCGGCCATGACGCGCACACCGCCATGCTGATGGCCACCGCGGAGGTGCTTGCCGGGCTGAAGGATCAGCTCGAAGGCACGGTCATGTTCATCTTCCAGCCGGCCGAGGAAGGCTCCAGCCTGGTTCAGCCCGGCCCTGGCGCCAGCTGGGGTGCCAAGAAGATGTTGGAGGAGGGGCTGTTCGAAACCCTCAAACCCGACGCGATTTTCGCCATGCACGTGATGCCGGGACCGTCCGGGCAGATCAGCTGGCGTACCGGCTCCACCACTGCAGCCAGCGACATGCTGAATATTCGCATCACCGGCAGTCAGGGCCATGGCGGCATGCCCTGGAACACGGTCGACCCCATCGTCACTTCGGCCCAGGTGATCGGCGGCATCCAGACCGTGGTCAGCCGCAAGGCCAACCTGCCGGTATCGCCGGCGGTGGTCACCATCGGCACCATCAATGGCGGCAGCGGGCCGAACATCGTTCCGGAGTCCGTGGAAATGACCGGCACCATTCGCACCTACGACGAAGGCGTGCGCAACCAGGTGCGCGACGACCTGAAACTCAGCGCGACGAAGATTGCTGAAAGTACGGGCGCCAGCGCCGATGTTTCGATCGAGCCGATGTACAGCACCACGGTGAACGACGCCGAACTCGTCGAGCGTATGGCGCCCGCGCTGGAGCGCGCCGCCGACGGCAAGGTGGCGGTCGCCGAACTGCCAGGCGCGGCGGAGGACTTTTCGTTCTTCGCCCAGCAGGTGCCGGGCCTCTACGTGTTCCTCGGCATCACGCCGGAAGGCCAGGACCCGGCCAAGGCAGCGCCGAACCACAATCCCGAGTTCTTCGTCGACGAGGCGGCGCTGGTGGTGGGGACGCGGGCCATGGCGACCATGGTGGTCGATTACCTTTCGAGCGCCAACTGA
- the epsC gene encoding serine O-acetyltransferase EpsC, giving the protein MSDKLDGQPQGRDECSKTGASEPVSWQLEQIVGELRAARTEWRANTGRARDLGSRELPSRQALECIFSELSGALFPMRLGPSNLSLESEDFYVGHTLNNALNSLLGQVRLELRYAARQRGEPEDGSDADAVRIVRDFAAALPQIRRLLDSDVTAAYAGDPAARSVDEVLLCYPGILAVIHHRLAHHLYSAGLPLLARIGSEIAHSATGIDIHPGAQIGHSFFIDHGTGVVIGETAIIGNRVRIYQAVTLGAKRFTADETGQLHKGRARHPIVEDDVVIYAGATILGRITIGQGSTIGGNVWLTRSIPPGSNITQASLQHQVKSE; this is encoded by the coding sequence ATGTCCGACAAGCTCGACGGCCAGCCCCAAGGTCGAGATGAATGCAGTAAAACCGGCGCCTCCGAGCCGGTGAGCTGGCAACTGGAGCAGATCGTTGGCGAGTTGCGCGCCGCGCGTACCGAATGGCGCGCCAATACCGGCCGTGCACGCGACCTGGGCAGCCGTGAACTGCCGTCACGGCAGGCGCTGGAATGCATCTTCTCCGAACTGAGCGGCGCGCTGTTTCCCATGCGCCTGGGGCCGAGCAACCTCAGCCTTGAAAGCGAAGACTTCTACGTCGGCCATACTCTGAACAATGCATTGAACAGCCTGCTCGGCCAGGTGCGGCTGGAGCTGCGCTATGCCGCCCGGCAGCGCGGCGAACCTGAAGACGGCAGTGATGCCGATGCCGTGCGTATCGTCCGCGACTTCGCTGCGGCCCTGCCACAGATTCGCCGGCTGCTGGACAGCGACGTCACCGCCGCCTATGCCGGCGATCCGGCGGCACGCAGCGTCGACGAAGTGCTGCTGTGCTACCCCGGCATTCTTGCGGTGATTCACCACCGCCTGGCCCATCACTTGTACAGCGCCGGCCTGCCGCTGCTGGCGCGGATCGGCTCGGAAATCGCCCATTCGGCCACCGGCATCGACATCCACCCCGGTGCGCAGATCGGCCACAGCTTTTTTATCGACCACGGCACCGGTGTGGTCATCGGCGAGACGGCGATCATCGGCAACCGGGTGCGCATCTACCAGGCCGTAACCCTCGGCGCCAAACGCTTCACCGCCGATGAAACCGGCCAGTTGCACAAGGGCCGCGCACGCCACCCCATCGTCGAGGACGACGTGGTGATCTATGCCGGCGCGACCATCCTCGGCCGCATCACCATCGGCCAGGGTTCCACCATCGGCGGCAATGTCTGGCTGACGCGCAGCATCCCGCCGGGCAGCAACATCACCCAGGCGAGTCTGCAGCATCAGGTGAAGAGCGAGTGA